Sequence from the Diorhabda carinulata isolate Delta chromosome 5, icDioCari1.1, whole genome shotgun sequence genome:
TTATTTGGCACCAAGCCATATAGTATATATCAGTGATATCAGACatgaaaactgtatttttaatCAGACCAAGAACGTCTTTCACTTTAGAGAAAAAAACTGATAACCAGAAGTATCTTTACGATTTGTGAACATAAAAGCAACTGGATAACCCTGTCTAAACTCATCTAATGTCAACAAAGTCGTAAGTTGAAAGTCATAGGCATTAAGCCCATGTGTTTCATCTATTATGATAACTTGACTCCCAAACTCTTTTAGAATACTTCTCTGAACACCAGTCATTATTATCAAACAAAAGTCACTTGGTTCAAAGTTCTCAATTGACTGTCCTTGCTGTTTGTAAAAAAGCACTGGATTATCCTCAGCTTCAGCACATTGTTTGACCCAAATATTAACACTGGTCGCATCATCTTTGTGGTAAAATCCATCTTTCAGATCTATATTATATGCCCGCTCAATATTTCTTATGTCAGTACTTGTAAGGAGATCATTTCTCTTTAGGTCTTCACCTATGTTTGCTGGCACTTTCTGTAGTAtcctaaaataaattaaaaatcaatatcctAAAAATGAACATATTATAATTAAGATTTGAATTAAGATTATTCCACAACACCAAGATACTATACCtatctattatgtatatatCAAGCCTAGGGTCTTAAAGCTagttcatataaaaaaatagagtaaAAACAAGTGACAACCACCATAacccaataatttttataaattgtttagCAAGTTTTAGTAAGTACTTAGGTTTgcaaaatacagggtgttctcaAACATCATGTCAGTATTGTAGGAGATAATTCCTTGGCTTATTCTATGACTAAAACTTCACATAAACATGTGTCCTGAATTGCTTTGTTGACACCCTTGaagtgataaatttttattttttttttgtttagggGCCATCCATAAAGTACATCATGTGAATAATTTTAGGACTTTTGGACCCCTCCCCCGTCCTTGTCACAGGTTGTCACATTTTTATACCCCCCCTCCTGATGTGACGTCacacattttttgaatttatgtatgtatttaaaaataatcaaaagaaaacagctatttccattttttacttatttttattaaataataatctaataaaatcaaaataaagtccaacatttcataaaattttttaacttttcaattCACATCCAAACTTTGtgttttagtattttaaattttaacatgtGACATCATAAAACTATTGACCCCCCATGTTCCTTGACACACGATGTCACACTTCGGTGATACCCTCCCTCCCCATTAACGTGTGACGTACTTTATGGATGGCCCCTTAGTTGATACAAGagagaattattttgttttcacaGAAGTACTTGATATTGGAGTTTTAGGTACTTACCCTTTAGATGGAACCCCTAAAATTAGTTTGCAAGCAATCATCTGCTTATCACTTTTTGGAATTTGTAAATGTTGTATTTCATGTGATCcatgtaaataatttgatttataatatgtaatatcACAATGGTCTGACTCAAGGTTTCTTTTGTTGACAATATGGCTAACACATGATTTATTTAACTTGCAAGATCCCTGTGGCTTTAGGTTCCGTTTCCGATTTTTAAATGAtactaaattttgtttcttgaaGGAGcgtttgaattcaaaataaacatgtTCATAATTGCTTCGAACTTTTTTCCCAGAATTCCCATTCAAAACACAATACCGGCATCTTAAAATTAGGACAAAAAAGATTCAGATTCAGAGTAgtttgagaaaaatgaaaagtattcaaaaaatcaaaacaaaacaaaaccgAATTTAAAGTTGGGTTATGTTACATTATAATTCATTCTTTATTCGTATGCGCAGATGATGGAATATATTCCTCTAGCTATCGCCTCCTACTTTACGTAGTCGTTAAACACAGGAAAGTGTGCGCAAAtataatagataattttatcGTAGATTACTGAAACTGTTTATGGTTATAAATTCATTAgtcattttcatatataaatataacgtTCTTAGTTTTCAGGTATATATTTACATAGTTTGTTAGATATGAACTATTcttataagaatattttattatattataaatcttttaatcgaaaataatttgtACATGGTTTTCAAATCTGGAATGAACAGACATTCTcgtagaagaaaaagaagaaattaataatctaACCTATTTCATAAGGTTGTAGtgatatatttaattattgaattttttaatttagttttgaaattattggatGATTTTATAGTATATTATGTAACTTAGATATTTCTAAGTCTGTTAAAAATTAACTAGTATTAGTTACCTTACAACTAAAAACATGTCAGAGTCTCAAGAAAAAAGACAATTTACAGCTGAAGAATGGGATTACCTCACGAAATATTTTGTGGGAAATAATTTCAGGTATAGACAAAACATTATAATTCCTAAAAGTGTAGGtccaattcaaataaaaactaatgaagaaaaaatggtAGAATCGTTTTTTGAAAGCTGTATGTTTAAATCAATGATGAGCTGCGTAGTAGGTACAATaatttaacagttttttttacaactttatatcaaaatatctcCTCTTCTAAGGATACGGATTAGGAGCTGCTATAGGACTGTTTTCGTCGAGTATGGGGCCAGCTTCTGTTACAGATACAGCAGAACCTCAAACTGCCAGACAAGTATTTAGGGAAATGAAAACTACTACATTGGGGTATGCGAAGAATTTCGCGTTGATTGGGGCACTTTTCTCTGGTGTTGAATGTGTTATAGAATCTGTAAGTGATTGATATTTAGAGTAGATAATGTTATAGAAGTgtattcatgaaattttcaatttggaTTGAAATTTTAGACTAGAGGTAAGTCGGATTGGAAAAATGGCACATACGCAGGAGCAGTAACTGGAGGATTGATTGGTTTGAGAGGTAAATCCActaattattgcaaaaatttgtaaaattttataattttttttgttaatttattgtAGCTGGTGTCAAAGCTGGTGTAGTGGGTGCAATGGGATTTGCGGCGTTTTCAACAGTAATAGATTATTACATGCATTCGaggttttaaataaatataattcttattaatattgtaaatataatataataaataattgacttTCATTTCCCTATAATACTCAGAACTTTGGACAAATTGGCAACATTATAAACAGAATGCTCATATATCGCTCACAATCGCTAAAAcaatatatcttttatttgtgttttaattAACAGAAATTCTGTTGCCTTTCCCAAATTCATTCTTTTGTTTCAAACATTCCATTGGAAGatgaaataaaagtaattatttaaaatataaggaaTAACTGCATATTCGGAATTAATTTATCTTTGCAAAAATGGCTTAGCTCAAGATACTTCAAtgtaaaactttcaaattttatatttcactgACAATACTGACATAGTTTGACATATTCCAAGCACCTCATTAGAAAGTTGGGAAAATAACGTCATAAATAAAATGCAGCtttttaaaacttgaaaattttgtacaaatttttcttcaaacacagaaaaattatcggctatTATCTGAAAAGAGGTGAtgtatagtaaaaaaatcaattggagtctgaagaattattttgaattcattttattctACTTTTAAACTTTAAATTCACTCTCctgaaaaatcgtattttttgagatatgacatTGTTGAAAGATGTGAGCGATATTATGATTGCTATAagcgtataatttgataaacAATATTGCCAGAATGTGGAAAAAATACCTGTAATGTGTACAAagatatttaattgaaatattccaaTATGTCC
This genomic interval carries:
- the LOC130894405 gene encoding uncharacterized protein LOC130894405, whose translation is MIACKLILGVPSKGILQKVPANIGEDLKRNDLLTSTDIRNIERAYNIDLKDGFYHKDDATSVNIWVKQCAEAEDNPVLFYKQQGQSIENFEPSDFCLIIMTGVQRSILKEFGSQVIIIDETHGLNAYDFQLTTLLTLDEFRQGYPVAFMFTNRKDTSGYQFFSLK
- the LOC130894404 gene encoding mitochondrial import inner membrane translocase subunit Tim22, giving the protein MSESQEKRQFTAEEWDYLTKYFVGNNFRYRQNIIIPKSVGPIQIKTNEEKMVESFFESCMFKSMMSCVVGYGLGAAIGLFSSSMGPASVTDTAEPQTARQVFREMKTTTLGYAKNFALIGALFSGVECVIESTRGKSDWKNGTYAGAVTGGLIGLRAGVKAGVVGAMGFAAFSTVIDYYMHSRF